From Juglans regia cultivar Chandler chromosome 6, Walnut 2.0, whole genome shotgun sequence, the proteins below share one genomic window:
- the LOC108993482 gene encoding UDP-glycosyltransferase 89B2 → MTMSGTDAHLLVFPYPAQGHMIPLLDLTHQLAIRGVTITILVTPSNLPLLEPLLSAHPSINTLVLPFPSHPSIPPGVENVKDLPPNSFRAMMLSLAQLHEPLLRWFRSHPSPPVAIISDLFLGWTHCLACELGIRRLVFSPSGAMALSVIYSLWRYLPMRQKQNSREEDGQDEIVSFPNIPGSPKYHWWQLSPVYRSFVETKGDQDSEFIKDGFLADMESWGLVINSFDKLERVYLEHLKREMGHDRVWAVGPLHQFEDDEEIRGSKQRGGSSSVKVEQISSWLDTRDDHEVVYVCFGSQARLPNDIMEKLAFGLEKSGVHFIWVVKEPINGHVDSTVPPGFEDRVARKGLVIRGWAPQVPILSHRAVGAFLTHCGWNSTLEGIVAGVPLLAWPMSADQFSNATLLVEELKVATRVGEGSRVVPDSDELARVLADSISKNLTNRVIRERVAELGRAAMEAIKEGGSSIVELQSMHNKLATLVSPRNTFKFSGNEEN, encoded by the coding sequence ATGACAATGTCGGGAACCGACGCTCATCTCCTAGTCTTCCCATACCCAGCACAGGGCCACATGATTCCTCTCCTCGACCTTACCCACCAGCTCGCCATCCGAGGCGTCACCATCACCATTCTCGTCACTCCAAGCAACCTTCCTCTCCTTGAACCTCTTCTCTCCGCCCACCCTTCCATCAACACCCTCGTCCTCCCCTTTCCTTCGCACCCGTCAATACCGCCGGGCGTAGAGAACGTCAAGGACCTGCCCCCCAACTCCTTCCGCGCCATGATGCTCTCGTTGGCCCAGCTCCACGAGCCCTTGCTCCGATGGTTCAGGTCCCACCCTTCGCCACCTGTGGCTATCATCTCCGACCTGTTCTTGGGCTGGACCCACTGCCTCGCGTGCGAGCTGGGTATTCGTCGCCTCGTTTTCTCACCGTCCGGTGCCATGGCCTTGTCTGTCATTTACTCTCTCTGGCGGTACCTACCGATGAGGCAGAAACAGAATTCCCGTGAAGAAGATGGTCAAGACGAGATCGTCTCGTTTCCCAATATCCCGGGTTCACCGAAATACCATTGGTGGCAGCTCTCTCCTGTTTATCGGAGTTTCGTTGAAACTAAAGGAGATCAGGACTCTGAGTTCATCAAAGATGGGTTTCTTGCTGACATGGAGAGTTGGGGACTCGTTATCAACTCGTTCGACAAGTTGGAACGAGTTTATTTGGAACATCTGAAAAGGGAGATGGGGCATGATCGGGTGTGGGCAGTGGGACCCTTACACCaatttgaagatgatgaagaaatcCGTGGGTCCAAGCAGAGGGGTGGGTCCAGCTCTGTGAAAGTGGAACAGATATCGTCGTGGCTTGACACCCGTGACGATCACGAGGTTGTGTACGTGTGCTTTGGGAGTCAAGCTAGGTTGCCCAACGATATCATGGAAAAGCTGGCTTTCGGATTAGAGAAGAGTGGGGTCCATTTTATTTGGGTGGTGAAGGAGCCTATAAATGGACACGTGGACAGCACGGTCCCACCAGGATTTGAAGATCGTGTGGCCAGGAAAGGTCTGGTGATACGAGGGTGGGCCCCACAAGTCCCAATACTGAGTCATCGGGCTGTCGGTGCATTCCTGACTCACTGTGGTTGGAACTCAACTCTCGAGGGCATAGTGGCCGGGGTGCCATTGCTGGCTTGGCCAATGAGTGCTGACCAGTTTTCGAATGCTACCCTTTTGGTGGAGGAGTTGAAGGTGGCAACAAGGGTGGGTGAGGGTTCACGAGTTGTGCCGGACTCGGATGAGCTGGCCCGAGTTTTGGCTGACTCGATTAGTAAGAATCTTACTAATCGGGTGATAAGGGAACGAGTTGCTGAGTTGGGCAGGGCTGCAATGGAGGCCATCAAAGAAGGTGGGAGTTCGATTGTGGAGTTGCAGTCGATGCATAATAAACTTGCCACGTTGGTATCGCCTCGCAATACCTTTAAATTCTCTGGTAACGAGGAAAATTAG